One Kineococcus aurantiacus genomic window carries:
- a CDS encoding isoprenyl transferase encodes MPGLRRTSSRTATPATPREVVAPPPHPSGARPPQLPAELVPRHVAIVMDGNGRWANQRGLSRVEGHKMGEASLLDVVAGAVEIGVGHVSAYAFSTENWKRSPEEVRFLMGFNRDVIRRRRDVMNSWGVRVRWAGRRPRLWRSVIAELEAAEELTRENTVCTLTMCVNYGGRAEIADAARALAQDVAAGKVNPDRIDETVLARYLDEPDMPDVDLFWRSSGEQRTSGFLPWQSTYAEMVFSDVLWPDVDRRALWAAIETYATRNRRYGGAADTPRTT; translated from the coding sequence GTGCCAGGACTCCGCCGCACCAGCAGCCGTACCGCCACCCCGGCAACCCCCCGCGAGGTCGTCGCGCCGCCGCCGCACCCCTCCGGCGCCCGGCCGCCGCAGCTGCCCGCCGAACTGGTCCCGCGGCACGTCGCGATCGTCATGGACGGCAACGGCCGCTGGGCCAACCAGCGGGGCCTGTCGCGCGTCGAGGGGCACAAGATGGGCGAGGCCTCGCTGCTCGACGTCGTCGCCGGGGCCGTCGAGATCGGCGTGGGGCACGTGTCGGCGTACGCGTTCTCCACCGAGAACTGGAAGCGCAGCCCCGAGGAGGTGAGGTTCCTCATGGGGTTCAACCGCGACGTCATCCGCCGCCGCCGTGACGTCATGAACTCCTGGGGGGTCCGCGTCCGCTGGGCCGGGCGCCGTCCCCGCCTGTGGCGCAGCGTGATCGCCGAACTGGAGGCGGCCGAGGAACTGACCCGGGAGAACACCGTCTGCACGCTGACGATGTGCGTGAACTACGGCGGCCGCGCCGAGATCGCCGACGCCGCCCGCGCCCTGGCCCAGGACGTCGCCGCGGGGAAGGTGAACCCGGACCGCATCGACGAGACGGTCCTCGCGCGCTACCTCGACGAACCCGACATGCCCGACGTCGACCTGTTCTGGCGGTCCTCCGGGGAGCAGCGGACGTCGGGTTTCCTGCCCTGGCAGTCCACGTACGCGGAGATGGTGTTCTCCGACGTGCTGTGGCCCGACGTGGACCGCCGGGCGCTGTGGGCCGCGATCGAGACCTACGCCACGCGCAACCGCCGGTACGGGGGCGCCGCGGACACCCCCCGCACCACCTGA
- a CDS encoding histidine phosphatase family protein, with protein sequence MHPHATLPLTALVRHGETDWNRDGRLQGRTDIPLNDTGRAQAQALAEQLAGQGWAAITSSPLSRARETARIIAAELGLELLPAHDDLVERRFGEAEGGTAAELRVRFPGGERPGQEPWEELVARGSAALRRLRTAHGDAPLVVVAHGTFLRATVEGLAGVELPRMANATSVVVEGAGANWRLAREPQRA encoded by the coding sequence GTGCACCCCCACGCGACCCTCCCCCTCACGGCACTGGTCCGTCACGGCGAGACCGACTGGAACCGCGACGGCCGGCTGCAGGGCCGCACCGACATCCCGCTCAACGACACCGGCCGGGCCCAGGCGCAGGCCCTGGCCGAGCAGCTGGCCGGCCAGGGGTGGGCGGCCATCACGTCCTCGCCGTTGTCCCGGGCCCGCGAGACCGCGCGCATCATCGCCGCCGAGCTCGGCCTGGAACTCCTGCCGGCGCACGACGACCTCGTCGAGCGGCGCTTCGGCGAGGCCGAGGGCGGGACCGCCGCGGAACTGCGCGTGCGCTTCCCCGGCGGGGAGCGGCCCGGTCAGGAACCGTGGGAGGAACTCGTCGCCCGCGGGTCCGCGGCCCTGCGCCGGCTGCGCACCGCGCACGGCGACGCGCCGCTGGTCGTCGTCGCGCACGGCACGTTCCTGCGCGCGACCGTCGAGGGCCTGGCGGGGGTGGAGCTGCCGCGGATGGCGAACGCGACGTCCGTCGTCGTCGAGGGCGCGGGCGCGAACTGGCGGCTGGCCCGGGAACCGCAGCGGGCCTGA
- the recO gene encoding DNA repair protein RecO, with product MGGAKSYRDEAVVLRTTKLGEADRIVSLLTRHHGRVRAVAKGVRRTSSRFGARLEPFTCVDVQLHRGRSLDTVTQVDVLAPYGQVLAADYGLYTVGHALVETAERFTEVERENATQQYLLLVGALRTLSRREHDAPLVLDAFLLRSLAIAGYAASFADCARCGAPGPHTAFNVAAGGAVCSACRPPGSAAPDPQTLELLAALLTGDWQVARDAEERCRREGSGLVAAFLQWHLERGIRSLRHVERDDTPVLVPAHVPVR from the coding sequence ATCGGCGGGGCCAAGAGCTACCGCGACGAGGCCGTCGTCCTGCGCACCACCAAGCTGGGGGAGGCCGACCGCATCGTCTCCCTCCTGACGCGCCACCACGGCCGCGTCCGCGCCGTCGCCAAGGGCGTGCGGCGCACCTCCTCCCGCTTCGGGGCGCGGTTGGAGCCGTTCACGTGCGTCGACGTGCAGCTGCACCGCGGACGGTCCCTGGACACCGTCACCCAGGTCGACGTGCTGGCCCCCTACGGGCAGGTGCTGGCCGCCGACTACGGCCTCTACACCGTCGGGCACGCCCTGGTGGAGACGGCCGAGCGCTTCACCGAGGTCGAGCGGGAGAACGCCACCCAGCAGTACCTGCTGCTCGTCGGGGCGCTGCGCACCCTGTCCCGGCGCGAGCACGACGCCCCCCTGGTCCTCGACGCGTTCCTGCTGCGGTCCCTGGCGATCGCCGGGTACGCCGCCAGCTTCGCCGACTGCGCCCGGTGCGGGGCCCCCGGACCGCACACCGCCTTCAACGTCGCCGCCGGGGGAGCGGTGTGCTCCGCGTGCCGCCCGCCCGGCTCGGCCGCCCCGGACCCGCAGACCCTGGAACTGCTCGCCGCGCTGCTCACGGGGGACTGGCAGGTGGCCCGCGACGCCGAGGAGCGCTGCCGCCGGGAGGGCAGCGGGCTCGTCGCGGCGTTCCTGCAGTGGCACCTCGAACGCGGGATCCGCTCCCTGCGGCACGTCGAGCGCGACGACACCCCCGTGCTCGTCCCCGCGCACGTCCCCGTGCGCTGA
- a CDS encoding diguanylate cyclase — MIDTPELDEGDAVGTELEPLSPFGPFDALAEWSHKLYLDGYGERAIAVSRQALAFVEAARDERTARYLQFICGVALHQLGRAAEASEEAGRLLRRLGPGTDPVWRAKALALLAESRVDLGMTALAMDHLAEGKLIVSAQRIRTYDHLSATMSVALALNALALFEPADELMVQMLALTFPPARVRLNVAQEAAVLQTAWGSMLEVAGRAAEAWPHYTEALSRTARMRALAAEADYPEMRARAEAIEAFVLHRTGHEGLGLARLRPAMDAFRLREELAETQIARIALALATSDAGDQDTAAELLAAVQRVSSATQLDVWGLTALAVRARNAVQRDGRSDAADALEQLAQVSLARLWEDRESRFEALQDRIRQREMAEQHERIGRASLVDPMTGLGNRRRLQQVLERPDQRFAAVLLDIDRFRTVNDEHGQEIGDAVLRRTADLVQRNVGDGDVVVRYGADEFVVLVPGGFGAAATAERLLEVVRKEPWLEISLGLRITVSVGLAGPAPAAEALAAADLAAAEAKRAGRDRLVTA; from the coding sequence GTGATCGACACGCCGGAGCTGGACGAAGGGGACGCGGTGGGCACCGAGCTGGAACCACTCAGCCCCTTCGGACCCTTCGACGCCCTGGCCGAGTGGTCGCACAAGCTCTACCTCGACGGCTACGGCGAGCGCGCCATCGCCGTCAGCCGCCAGGCCCTCGCCTTCGTCGAGGCCGCCCGCGACGAGCGCACCGCCCGCTACCTGCAGTTCATCTGCGGCGTCGCCCTCCACCAGCTCGGCCGCGCCGCCGAGGCCAGCGAGGAGGCCGGCCGCCTCCTGCGCCGCCTCGGCCCCGGCACCGACCCCGTCTGGCGCGCCAAGGCCCTGGCGCTGCTGGCCGAGTCCCGCGTCGACCTCGGCATGACGGCCCTGGCCATGGACCACCTCGCCGAGGGCAAGCTCATCGTCTCCGCCCAGCGCATCCGCACCTACGACCACCTCTCGGCGACCATGTCGGTGGCGCTCGCCCTCAACGCGCTCGCCCTGTTCGAACCAGCCGACGAGCTCATGGTCCAGATGCTCGCCCTGACCTTCCCGCCCGCCCGGGTCCGCCTCAACGTCGCCCAGGAAGCCGCCGTCCTGCAGACCGCCTGGGGCTCGATGCTGGAGGTCGCCGGGCGCGCCGCCGAGGCCTGGCCGCACTACACCGAGGCCCTCTCGCGCACCGCCCGCATGCGCGCCCTGGCCGCCGAGGCCGACTACCCCGAGATGCGCGCCCGGGCCGAGGCCATCGAGGCGTTCGTCCTGCACCGCACCGGCCACGAAGGGCTGGGCCTGGCCCGGCTGCGGCCCGCGATGGACGCCTTCCGCCTGCGCGAGGAGCTGGCCGAGACCCAGATCGCGCGCATCGCCCTGGCCCTGGCCACCTCCGACGCCGGGGACCAGGACACCGCCGCCGAGCTGCTCGCCGCCGTCCAGCGCGTCTCCTCCGCGACCCAGCTCGACGTGTGGGGGCTCACGGCGCTGGCCGTGCGCGCCCGCAACGCCGTCCAGCGCGACGGCCGCAGCGACGCCGCCGACGCCCTCGAGCAGCTCGCCCAGGTGTCCCTGGCCCGGCTGTGGGAGGACCGCGAGAGCCGCTTCGAGGCCCTGCAGGACCGCATCCGCCAGCGGGAGATGGCCGAGCAGCACGAGCGCATCGGCCGCGCCTCCCTCGTCGACCCCATGACCGGGCTCGGCAACCGCCGCCGGCTCCAGCAGGTCCTCGAACGGCCCGACCAGCGCTTCGCCGCCGTGCTGCTCGACATCGACCGGTTCCGGACCGTCAACGACGAGCACGGCCAGGAGATCGGCGACGCGGTCCTGCGGCGCACCGCCGACCTCGTGCAGCGCAACGTCGGCGACGGCGACGTCGTCGTGCGCTACGGCGCCGACGAGTTCGTCGTCCTGGTCCCCGGCGGCTTCGGGGCGGCCGCCACGGCCGAGCGCCTCCTGGAGGTCGTCCGCAAGGAACCGTGGCTGGAGATCTCCCTCGGGCTGCGGATCACGGTCTCGGTCGGCCTGGCCGGGCCGGCCCCGGCCGCCGAGGCGCTGGCCGCCGCCGACCTCGCGGCCGCCGAGGCCAAGCGCGCCGGCCGCGACCGGCTCGTCACCGCCTGA